From Lolium perenne isolate Kyuss_39 chromosome 5, Kyuss_2.0, whole genome shotgun sequence, a single genomic window includes:
- the LOC127304009 gene encoding uncharacterized protein — protein sequence MVGDMIGAFQAEYEEAMLNEEAEPRRPRRRREFIRRDRLGAHDRLFEDYFADDYVECAFGVLKARFNILAVSGRSYSRRTLGLIIRACVILHNMIIDDERDTNLENIYETVDSNVGPAIHNHAPPSLAAKIQMDNEMRDSPMYTQLQHDLIEHVWANA from the exons ATGGTGGGTGATATGATCGGTGCATTCCAGGCGGAGTATGAGGAGGCGATGCTCAACGAGGAGGCGGAGCCAAGACGGCCGCGACGCCGCCGAGAGTTCATCAGGCGTGATCGTCTGGGTGCCCACGATCGGCTCTTcgaggactacttcgccgacgact ATGTCGAGTGTGCCTTTGGAGTGCTGAAGGCTAGGTTCAACATTCTAGCAGTTTCGGGACGCTCCTACTCGAGGCGTACTCTTGGGTTGATCATTCGTGCATGTGTCattctgcacaacatgatcatcgacgatGAGCGTGATACAAATTTGGAGAACATCTATGAGACAGTTGATTCCAATGTCGGTCCTGCGATACACAACCATGCACCACCAAGCCTAGCAGCCAAGATTCAGATGGACAACGAAATGAGGGACTCACCGATGTATACACAGCTCCAGCATGATTTGATTGAGCATGTGTGGGCTAATGCCtag
- the LOC127301605 gene encoding uncharacterized protein translates to MHSSAAAAAAAYLTPVVAVSNRLVPVRRARLFAVRAVASPPASKPASSPSKTGKWQWTFEDKPISVYYEEHEQGTAENVKNILMIPTISDVSTVEEWRVVAKDIVTRKGERNYRATIVDWPGLGYSDRPSLNYNADVMENFLVQLINSPNSPVADADGKLVVIGSGHAATIAVRAAGKGLIKPSAVAAVAPTWAGPLPIVFGRGSDMETRYGLLRGTLRAPAIGWMMYNVLVSNEKSIQSQYKSHVYANPENVTPYIIESRYELTKRKGARFVPAAFLTGLLDPVQSREEFLQLFAELDEDVPVLVVSTLNSPRRSKAEMEALKGAKGVTKFVEVPGALLPQEEYPLAVAEELYAFLQESFSSRR, encoded by the exons ATGCACTCCTCCgcagcggcggccgccgccgcctacCTCACCCCCGTCGTTGCGGTCTCCAACCGCCTGGTTCCGGTCCGGCGAGCGAGGCTCTTCGCTGTGCGTGCCGTCGCCTCCCCTCCCGCCTCCAAGCCCGCGTCCTCGCCCTCCAAG ACTGGGAAGTGGCAGTGGACATTTGAGGATAAGCCAATAAGCGTTTACTACGAGGAACATGAGCAGGGGACTGCTGAGAACGTGAAGAACATCCTTATGATCCCTACAATTTCTGATGTTAGCACAGTGGAAGAATGGAGGGTGGTCGCCAAAGATATTGTGACTCGGAAAGGAGAACGCAACTACCGTGCTACTATTGTCGATTGGCCTGGTCTGGGTTATTCAGACAGGCCGTCACTGAACTACAATGCTGATGTGATGGAGAATTTCCTGGTTCAGCTAATCAATTCACCAAATAGTCCGGTGGCAGATGCAG ATGGAAAATTGGTGGTAATTGGAAGTGGTCATGCAGCAACTATAGCAGTCCGTGCGGCTGGGAAGGGCCTTATCAAACCATCTGCTGTTGCTGCTGTTGCACCTACGTGGGCTGGACCCCTTCCAATTGTATTTGGCCGAGGTTCCGATATGGAAACAAG GTATGGACTTCTACGAGGAACCCTGAGGGCCCCAGCTATCGGCTGGATGATGTACAATGTTCTGGTGAGCAACGAGAAGTCCATCCAGTCTCAGTACAAGTCGCACGTCTACGCCAACCCTGAGAACGTGACACCATATATTATCGAAAGCCGCTATGAGCTGACCAAGAGAAAAGGCGCACGATTCGTCCCAGCCGCGTTCCTGACGGGCCTTCTTGACCCTGTTCAATCAAGGGAGGAGTTCCTGCAGTTGTTTGCTGAGTTGGATGAAGATGTCCCAGTTCTTGTTGTGTCGACACTGAATTCTCCCAGGCGGTCGAAGGCCGAGATGGAGGCTCTCAAGGGCGCCAAAGGTGTGACCAAATTCGTGGAGGTTCCAGGCGCGCTTCTGCCGCAGGAAGAGTACCCCCTGGCAGTTGCAGAGGAACTCTACGCCTTTCTGCAGGAATCATTCTCATCAAGGAGATAA